One region of Clostridia bacterium genomic DNA includes:
- a CDS encoding carbohydrate ABC transporter substrate-binding protein: MKKIFSIILAALMILGSAACSSANQPEEQKGFEPGLDAATACKISVVGTYSNFEALEAEFDRFNEFYPNVELSYTKIDDYNNSIATVLDGNDAPNIFFSFSWMTGNAAYDGVFAHMENLADEALGLDLNCIRPGLIARDAQGAVLMVPVFSTSYGMLINNDLFEKEGLKVPATLQELFDVCAAFREKGYASPMMGYSVKSSGCLMNTVVYPLFAATLAEHPEMVAPANKCDPAAGEYMRPALEVLSQLIDKGCVNLEECDKIADNYTEVILRFFEGDVPMMICTGDTVSGTGKRESQSEAFTAHPFTYTFAPIPTTDKGGYFLDSPSVQFSVNSSCENLDMTNEFMRFLISKTELNQMASVKRLITPSTDLSFDKVYAPVGEVESDLIISPTELGIEDTLAVQIRLASFKVAKGELTIDEAAAKYGSLE; encoded by the coding sequence ATGAAAAAAATCTTCAGCATCATTCTGGCGGCGCTGATGATCCTCGGCTCGGCCGCCTGCAGCTCCGCGAATCAGCCGGAGGAGCAGAAAGGCTTTGAACCCGGGCTGGACGCCGCCACCGCGTGTAAGATCAGCGTAGTGGGAACTTACAGCAACTTCGAGGCGCTCGAAGCGGAATTCGACCGCTTCAACGAGTTTTACCCGAACGTTGAACTGAGCTACACGAAGATCGACGACTACAACAATTCGATCGCCACCGTCCTTGACGGAAACGACGCGCCGAACATCTTCTTTTCATTCAGCTGGATGACCGGCAACGCCGCTTACGACGGGGTTTTCGCGCATATGGAAAACCTTGCCGACGAAGCTCTCGGGCTCGATCTGAACTGCATCCGTCCCGGCCTTATCGCCCGCGACGCGCAGGGAGCTGTTCTGATGGTCCCGGTCTTCTCGACGTCCTACGGGATGCTGATCAACAACGATCTGTTTGAAAAAGAGGGGCTCAAGGTTCCCGCGACCTTGCAGGAGCTTTTCGACGTCTGCGCCGCGTTCCGCGAAAAAGGATACGCCAGCCCGATGATGGGATACAGCGTGAAGTCATCCGGCTGCCTGATGAATACGGTCGTTTACCCGCTTTTCGCGGCAACTCTCGCCGAGCATCCGGAGATGGTAGCTCCCGCAAATAAATGCGATCCCGCGGCGGGTGAATATATGCGCCCGGCTCTCGAGGTGCTCTCTCAGCTGATCGATAAGGGATGCGTCAATCTGGAAGAATGCGACAAGATCGCCGATAACTATACCGAAGTTATCCTGCGCTTCTTCGAGGGTGACGTTCCGATGATGATCTGCACGGGCGATACGGTATCCGGCACGGGCAAACGTGAAAGCCAGTCCGAAGCATTTACCGCGCATCCGTTCACCTATACCTTTGCTCCGATCCCGACGACCGACAAGGGCGGGTATTTCCTTGACAGTCCTTCCGTTCAGTTTTCTGTCAACAGTTCCTGCGAGAATCTGGATATGACGAACGAGTTTATGCGCTTCCTCATTTCAAAGACCGAGCTGAATCAGATGGCGTCCGTAAAGCGTCTGATCACGCCGTCGACGGACCTTTCTTTCGATAAGGTCTACGCTCCCGTCGGCGAGGTCGAATCCGACCTTATCATCTCTCCGACCGAGCTCGGGATCGAGGATACGCTCGCCGTTCAGATCCGCCTCGCCTCCTTCAAGGTCGCGAAGGGAGAGCTGACGATCGACGAAGCGGCGGCGAAATACGGCAGCCTTGAATAA
- a CDS encoding cation transporter: MDNRNDVAALAANREKTIVRTSVIGIAANVILVAFKAFVGIVSNSIAVILDAVNNLSDALSSVVTIIGAKLGAKQPDKKHPLGYGRIEYLSSMIVAALVLYAGITSLVESVKKIITPEPADYGAVSLIIISVAIVVKLLLGLYVRRQGKKVNSGALVASGSDALFDAVLSASVLASAAVFLIWGVSLEAYVGVLIALFIIKAGVEMMIETVNDVIGKREDAETSRELKRVVCEEEAVLGAYDVTLFNYGPNRNYGSVHIELPDNLTVDEVDRITRRIQSDVYRRTGVILTGVGVYSFNTSDDEAARMRNAVQKAVMSHDWALQMHGFYADTEKKTLRFDVVVSFDVDRAEAVKTLYGEVSAAYPDYDILIVPDADVAD, from the coding sequence ATGGATAATCGGAACGACGTCGCCGCGCTCGCGGCGAACAGAGAAAAAACGATAGTCAGAACGAGCGTAATCGGTATCGCGGCGAACGTGATACTCGTTGCGTTCAAGGCGTTCGTCGGGATAGTGTCGAACTCGATCGCGGTCATCCTCGACGCGGTCAACAACCTTTCCGACGCGCTTTCCTCCGTAGTTACGATAATCGGGGCGAAGCTCGGCGCGAAGCAGCCGGACAAAAAGCATCCGCTCGGCTACGGCAGGATCGAATACCTCAGCTCGATGATAGTCGCCGCGCTCGTGCTCTACGCGGGCATAACGTCGCTCGTCGAGTCGGTAAAGAAGATCATAACTCCCGAGCCGGCGGATTACGGCGCGGTCTCGCTGATCATAATTTCGGTCGCGATCGTCGTCAAGCTGCTGCTCGGACTCTACGTCAGGCGGCAGGGCAAGAAGGTCAACTCCGGCGCGCTCGTCGCCTCCGGCTCGGACGCGCTCTTCGACGCCGTCCTTTCCGCGTCGGTGCTCGCGTCGGCGGCGGTGTTCCTTATCTGGGGCGTTTCGCTCGAAGCCTACGTCGGCGTTCTGATCGCGCTCTTTATCATCAAGGCCGGCGTTGAAATGATGATCGAGACCGTCAACGACGTCATCGGCAAGCGCGAGGACGCGGAGACCAGCCGCGAGCTGAAACGCGTCGTCTGCGAGGAGGAAGCGGTGCTCGGCGCCTACGACGTGACGCTTTTCAACTACGGGCCGAACAGGAATTACGGCTCGGTGCATATCGAGCTGCCCGATAACCTGACCGTCGACGAGGTCGACAGGATAACGCGCAGGATACAGTCCGACGTCTACCGCCGGACGGGAGTCATTCTGACCGGCGTCGGAGTCTATTCCTTCAACACCTCCGACGACGAGGCGGCGCGGATGCGCAACGCGGTGCAGAAGGCGGTCATGTCGCACGACTGGGCGCTGCAGATGCACGGCTTCTACGCCGATACGGAGAAGAAGACGCTGCGCTTCGACGTCGTCGTCTCCTTCGACGTCGACCGCGCGGAGGCGGTAAAGACGCTTTACGGCGAGGTCTCCGCGGCGTATCCGGACTACGATATCCTGATCGTGCCGGACGCCGACGTCGCGGACTGA